In one Rutidosis leptorrhynchoides isolate AG116_Rl617_1_P2 chromosome 8, CSIRO_AGI_Rlap_v1, whole genome shotgun sequence genomic region, the following are encoded:
- the LOC139863414 gene encoding uncharacterized protein, with product MGLLHPFSVHIAWNTLRNREMQVGWYYMVWFKQFFARRTDSLDHLFFKCPFSLQIWNKVLGLWQVQYSTDAWRDVLIQLGPNASSASARITVSKILFAASVYFIWQERNLCTFKKKFRTVDQVFNIIYSTARLKIMALNWKSNDAVAEMKRNWNIA from the exons ATGGGTTTGTTGCACCCATTTTCTGTTCACATTGCGTGGAATACTCTTCGAAACAGGGAAATGCAGGTTGGATGGTATTATATGGTGTGGTTTAAGCAAT TTTTTGCAAGAAGAACAGATTCGCTTGATCATCTTTTCTTTAAATGTCCTTTTTCCTTGCAAATTTGGAACAAGGTGCTTGGTTTATGGCAGGTTCAATACTCGACTGATGCATGGAGGGATGTCTTGATTCAATTGGGTCCGAATGCTTCTAGTGCTTCGGCCAGGATCACTGTTTCCAAAATCTTGTTCGCGGCGTCAGTATACTTTATTTGGCAAGAGAGGAATCTCTGTACTTTCAAGAAGAAGTTTCGCACAGTAGATCAGGTCTTTAACATCATTTATTCCACAGCTAGGTTGAAGATCATGGCGCTAAATTGGAAGTCTAATGATGCGGTGGCTGAGATGAAGAGGAATTGGAACATCGCTTAA
- the LOC139862084 gene encoding heavy metal-associated isoprenylated plant protein 6-like: MGEKDDSKKESGEKKPDGDKKSDGGPINVVLKLDLHCEGCAKKIRKSISKFEGVENVKTDTSGNKLTVIGKVDPTRIKERVEYKTKKKVEIISPQPKKDGGGGGGGGGGGEEKKKESPPEKKSDEKKTDEKKPKEPQLSTVVLKIPLHCDGCMHKIKRLISKSDGVESVSIDAGKDLVSVKGTMNVKELIPHLKEKFKRNIDIIAPKKDEKGGETKDDKKEKGDGGNANKSKEGGGGDGGDVKAKDKKSGGSGGGDTKVAEGGGGGGGDSKSKSIDVVNKLENNGHNPYMHTMQMQMYNQNYYNQDYGVGTSSSHGYVQEGYNHGYNQNYYNHGYSRGPPMAPPPMYLNDPRGYQPETGMFSDENPNACLVM, from the exons ATGGGTGAG AAAGATGATAGCAAGAAAGAATCCGGCGAGAAGAAGCCGGACGGAGATAAAAAGTCCGACGGTGGTCCAATTAACGTCGTTCTTAAACTTGACTTGCATTGTGAAGGATGTGCCAAAAAAATTCGAAAATCTATTAGCAAATTCGAAG GTGTGGAAAATGTAAAGACAGATACTTCCGGCAACAAATTAACGGTAATTGGGAAAGTGGATCCCACGCGCATCAAAGAGAGAGTAGAGTACAAAACTAAGAAGAAGGTGGAGATCATCTCTCCACAGCCTAAAAAAGACggcggtggtggcggtggcggtggcggcGGCGGCGAAGAGAAAAAGAAGGAGAGTCCACCGGAGAAAAAATCCGATGAGAAAAAAACAGATGAGAAGAAACCAAAAGAG CCTCAATTAAGTACGGTGGTTTTAAAGATTCCTCTACACTGTGACGGATGCATGCACAAAATTAAACGTTTAATATCAAAAAGTGATG GTGTGGAATCGGTATCAATTGATGCCGGCAAGGATTTGGTATCAGTGAAAGGGACAATGAATGTGAAAGAACTTATACCGCATTTAAAAGAAAAATTCAAGAGAAATATTGATATTATCGCTCCTAAAAAGGACGAAAAAGGCGGTGAAACTAAAGATGACAAGAAAGAAAAAGGAGACGGAGGAAACGCTAACAAAAGTAAAGAAGGTGGCGGCGGCGATGGTGGTGATGTTAAGGCGAAAGATAAGAAAAGTGGCGGTAGCGGCGGCGGTGATACAAAGGTAGCTGAAGGTGGTGGTGGCGGCGGTGGTGACAGTAAAAGCAAGAGCATAGATGTCGTTAATAAGTTGGAAAATAATGGACATAATCCGTACATGCACACGATGCAAATGCAGATGTATAACCAAAATTATTACAATCAAGATTATGGCGTTGGAACATCCTCTAGCCATGGATACGTACAAGAAGGTTATAATCACGGTTATAATCAAAACTATTACAATCATGGATACTCACGCGGACCTCCAATGGCGCCACCACCGATGTATTTGAATGATCCTCGAGGGTATCAACCAGAAACAGGGATGTTTAGCGATGAAAATCCTAATGCTTGTTTGGTTATGTAA